A window of Azospirillum lipoferum 4B contains these coding sequences:
- a CDS encoding NAD-dependent epimerase/dehydratase family protein: MDETPFTVFGAGGFIGSHIVALLRRQGRTCRPIYRGSPPERGASLGHVIYCIGLTADFRSRPFDTMQAHVGMLTETMAHYRYTSFLYLSTTRLYMQMARAVEDDIIPIHPTNPDQLYNGSKLAGECLCLSLPDPAIRVARLANVYGTDFSSQNFLPSIIMDALRTRRVTLRTGLESAKDYIYIDDAAAALVDIAIAGQERLYNVGEGRNTSHKEICDLLVAETGCQVDVLPDAPDVVAPVLNTERLRCEFGFSPRTVAQALPEVVRRYQQEWLHDHD, encoded by the coding sequence GTGGATGAGACACCCTTCACAGTTTTCGGAGCTGGCGGATTCATCGGATCGCACATCGTCGCGCTTCTAAGGCGGCAGGGGCGAACATGCCGTCCTATCTATCGCGGTTCTCCGCCGGAACGGGGAGCATCATTGGGGCATGTGATTTATTGCATCGGCCTGACAGCGGATTTCCGCAGCCGTCCCTTCGACACCATGCAGGCGCATGTCGGTATGCTCACAGAGACGATGGCGCATTACCGATATACCTCCTTTCTCTATCTCTCCACCACACGGCTTTACATGCAGATGGCTCGGGCCGTGGAGGACGACATCATTCCAATCCATCCCACCAATCCCGACCAACTCTACAATGGCTCCAAGCTTGCCGGCGAATGCCTGTGTCTGTCGCTGCCCGATCCAGCGATCCGGGTGGCACGACTGGCGAACGTGTACGGCACCGACTTCAGCTCGCAGAACTTCCTCCCCAGCATCATCATGGATGCCCTGCGCACAAGACGGGTGACTCTGCGCACCGGTCTGGAGTCGGCCAAGGACTACATCTACATCGATGATGCCGCCGCCGCACTGGTCGATATCGCCATCGCCGGTCAGGAGCGCCTCTACAACGTGGGGGAAGGGCGCAACACCTCGCACAAAGAGATCTGCGATCTGCTGGTGGCGGAAACGGGCTGCCAAGTGGATGTTTTGCCGGATGCACCGGATGTCGTCGCTCCGGTGCTGAACACGGAACGGCTGCGGTGCGAGTTTGGC
- the rfbF gene encoding glucose-1-phosphate cytidylyltransferase, with product METVILCGGMGTRLREETEFKPKPMVEIGGYPIIWHIMRHYRHYGSNRFILCLGYKGDIIRNYFLNYHLYTKDLQIDLETGNVESLMPTDNRVDWKVNLVETGQASLTGRRIYRALKYIQGDSFLVTYGDGVSDIDLDAVVSQHRRLGRLATVTAVHPSSRFGELGLDEDVVRSFQEKPQVKDGWINGGYMVFQRRAFDLMEPDENVTLEGGILERLASIGELAVYRHHGFWQCMDTFREMQLLNDLWASGRAPWAFSQTTPMNVPD from the coding sequence CTGGAAACGGTCATTCTGTGCGGCGGCATGGGAACACGTTTACGCGAAGAAACGGAATTCAAGCCGAAACCAATGGTAGAGATCGGAGGTTATCCGATCATCTGGCATATCATGCGTCATTATCGCCATTATGGCTCGAACCGCTTTATTCTTTGCCTTGGATACAAGGGCGACATCATCAGGAACTATTTTCTTAATTATCATCTTTATACAAAAGATCTGCAAATCGATCTGGAAACAGGCAATGTCGAATCCTTGATGCCAACCGATAATCGGGTAGATTGGAAGGTTAACCTGGTGGAAACCGGACAGGCTTCTCTTACTGGACGGCGTATTTACCGTGCTCTGAAATATATCCAGGGAGACAGCTTCCTGGTCACATATGGGGACGGTGTGTCAGACATCGATCTGGACGCGGTGGTTTCCCAGCATCGTCGCCTCGGACGACTGGCTACGGTGACCGCTGTCCACCCTTCCTCCCGCTTCGGCGAACTCGGTTTGGATGAAGATGTGGTGCGAAGCTTCCAGGAAAAGCCTCAAGTCAAGGATGGCTGGATCAATGGCGGCTACATGGTCTTCCAACGCCGCGCCTTCGATTTGATGGAACCGGACGAAAATGTCACCCTCGAAGGAGGAATCCTGGAGCGTCTGGCCTCTATCGGAGAACTCGCCGTCTATCGCCATCATGGCTTCTGGCAATGCATGGACACCTTTCGGGAAATGCAGCTTTTAAATGATCTATGGGCTTCCGGACGAGCGCCCTGGGCTTTTTCGCAGACGACTCCCATGAATGTTCCAGACTGA
- a CDS encoding acylneuraminate cytidylyltransferase family protein, with amino-acid sequence MIADQRVLALIPARAGSKRLPGKNIRPLNGKPLIAWSVHAARRSRHIDRIVVSTDDPVIRDIALTAGAEAPFLRPATLSGDEAGTAAVVAHALDQLQDEATWLVLLQPTSPLREAEDIDGCLSLAWHRKATSALSVTPLDRPADLLFRLRRDGGLSGMTGAGLAAIHGQRSQDQSQLFVLNGAVYAVSIPWFRHSARLFDDATLAYEMPPDRSIDIDTSLDFRLAEILMAERHMRPDGASFSSLV; translated from the coding sequence ATGATCGCAGACCAGCGCGTTCTGGCCCTGATTCCAGCCAGAGCGGGCTCCAAGCGCCTGCCAGGCAAGAACATCCGCCCACTGAACGGCAAGCCTTTGATCGCATGGTCGGTGCATGCCGCACGACGCTCACGCCATATCGACCGGATCGTGGTTTCCACCGATGATCCGGTCATCCGCGACATCGCCCTGACGGCAGGTGCTGAGGCTCCCTTTCTACGCCCTGCGACCCTGTCGGGGGATGAAGCCGGCACTGCCGCCGTCGTCGCCCACGCTCTCGACCAGTTGCAGGACGAGGCGACTTGGCTGGTGCTGCTTCAGCCCACATCACCCTTGCGCGAGGCAGAGGACATCGACGGCTGCCTATCGCTGGCCTGGCACAGAAAGGCCACTTCGGCATTGAGCGTGACTCCTCTAGACCGCCCCGCGGACCTTCTGTTCCGGTTGCGTAGGGACGGTGGGCTGTCGGGTATGACAGGAGCCGGCTTGGCAGCCATCCATGGACAGCGCAGCCAGGATCAATCACAGCTCTTCGTGCTCAACGGCGCGGTCTATGCCGTTTCCATCCCCTGGTTTCGACACAGTGCACGGCTATTCGACGATGCGACCCTGGCTTACGAAATGCCTCCGGACCGCTCGATCGACATCGATACGTCACTCGACTTCCGGTTGGCTGAAATCCTGATGGCCGAACGGCACATGCGGCCTGATGGCGCCTCTTTCTCTTCTTTGGTATGA